One Desulfobulbus propionicus DSM 2032 DNA segment encodes these proteins:
- a CDS encoding LTA synthase family protein: MATNGVSAALALKARAVSLCAVSLLFNRYTLFLVGVYAYSMVILMLGGLGGVLAFTEMEPLMLFRYGETTGVMLKKEYWELTLLFYLYCYFNMILRPSRWQAWLAALPLFYAYLGQDIYFLMYSNVFRFSELAEVPELLKVLSLPYIGLLVLFVVLPLGYFLWSINYRKFWLVLVGGLPLVLLIGAAEWYPEQYTATYRKVGRPIEYWSDAVSAENNGRFMMLLYREAERQMARAKTAVYRDRGEYERQAQQLAGWVAANGNKRNVHLVVLESFLDPTLFKNASYTKDPFHPSFKKLFGNRMGFSLSPVVGGKTAQAEFEVLCGVPAFEELAGVEFNSFTGASAYCLPGALQAAGYRTMASNAYNPSFFNAPNAYQGMGFAKMYFPREYVNGSDSYLIKGDTSKEMGYMYDGTIFSQNLEFIAPLLQEADGPPLFNYLLTIYGHFPHELNEEKRPKVLKMLSKFKDQHLERAANQIFYRSQAVAEYVNRLLELDEKSLIILVSDHTPPGQYGRKSFQKLGYLNNKEDSLHMNRIMIIEEGKVKKFTTIHHYDIPAMVMNSITDGAYCKEHTCGFAQNKLLDDRMSRHEDYMRLMAHASE, encoded by the coding sequence ATGGCGACCAATGGCGTTTCCGCGGCACTTGCGCTCAAGGCGCGGGCTGTCTCCCTGTGTGCTGTCTCCTTGCTGTTCAACCGTTACACACTGTTTCTCGTTGGCGTCTACGCCTACTCCATGGTCATTCTCATGCTGGGTGGATTGGGCGGGGTACTGGCGTTCACCGAAATGGAACCGCTGATGCTGTTTCGCTACGGCGAGACCACTGGGGTCATGCTGAAGAAGGAATACTGGGAGCTGACCCTGCTGTTCTATCTATACTGCTATTTCAATATGATCCTGCGGCCGTCGCGCTGGCAGGCCTGGCTCGCGGCCTTGCCGCTGTTTTACGCCTATCTCGGCCAGGACATCTATTTCCTGATGTACAGCAATGTTTTTCGCTTCTCGGAGCTGGCCGAGGTGCCGGAACTGCTCAAGGTGCTCTCCCTGCCGTATATCGGGTTGCTGGTGCTCTTTGTCGTCCTGCCTCTGGGATATTTTCTCTGGTCGATCAACTATCGAAAATTCTGGCTGGTGCTGGTCGGCGGCCTGCCGCTCGTGCTGCTGATCGGGGCCGCGGAATGGTATCCTGAACAGTACACTGCCACCTACCGCAAGGTGGGCCGGCCGATCGAATACTGGTCGGATGCGGTCAGCGCCGAGAATAACGGCCGTTTCATGATGCTGCTCTATCGCGAGGCTGAACGCCAGATGGCCCGGGCCAAGACCGCGGTCTATCGCGACCGAGGCGAGTATGAGCGACAGGCCCAGCAGCTGGCCGGCTGGGTCGCCGCCAACGGCAACAAGCGCAATGTCCACCTGGTGGTGCTGGAGAGTTTTCTCGATCCCACCCTGTTCAAGAACGCCAGTTACACCAAGGATCCCTTTCACCCCAGCTTCAAGAAACTGTTCGGCAACAGGATGGGCTTTTCCCTCTCGCCGGTGGTCGGCGGCAAGACAGCCCAGGCGGAATTCGAGGTGCTGTGCGGTGTGCCCGCCTTCGAAGAGCTTGCCGGGGTCGAATTCAACAGTTTCACCGGCGCGTCCGCCTATTGCCTGCCAGGGGCGCTCCAGGCGGCCGGCTATCGGACCATGGCGTCAAACGCCTATAACCCCAGTTTTTTCAACGCCCCCAACGCCTATCAGGGTATGGGGTTCGCCAAGATGTATTTTCCCCGGGAATACGTCAACGGCAGCGACAGTTACCTGATCAAGGGAGACACCAGCAAAGAGATGGGCTACATGTACGACGGCACCATTTTTTCGCAAAATCTGGAATTCATCGCCCCCCTTCTCCAGGAGGCCGACGGCCCGCCGCTGTTCAACTATCTCCTGACCATCTATGGGCACTTTCCCCACGAGCTGAACGAGGAGAAACGTCCCAAAGTGCTGAAGATGCTCTCTAAATTTAAAGATCAGCATCTTGAGCGGGCCGCCAACCAAATCTTTTACCGCTCCCAGGCGGTGGCCGAGTACGTGAACCGTCTGCTGGAGCTGGACGAGAAAAGTCTGATCATTCTGGTCAGCGATCACACCCCGCCGGGGCAATACGGCCGCAAGAGTTTCCAGAAGCTCGGTTATCTCAACAACAAGGAAGACAGTCTGCACATGAACCGGATCATGATCATCGAGGAGGGCAAGGTGAAAAAGTTCACCACCATCCACCATTACGACATTCCGGCCATGGTCATGAATTCGATCACCGACGGGGCCTATTGCAAGGAACACACCTGCGGGTTTGCCCAGAACAAGCTGCTCGATGACCGCATGAGCCGGCACGAGGACTATATGCGGCTCATGGCCCATGCCTCCGAGTAA
- a CDS encoding fatty acid--CoA ligase, producing the protein MTATLIQRTASAYTYPLLIKNMFLAPVVDNPDQEIVYRDHLRYTYRDFRQRVHRLANALTAVGVKPGDTVAVMDWDSHRYLECFFAVPMLGAVLHTINVRLSPEQILYTIDHAEDDYLLINDEFLPVIEQIKGRIDTVKRYVLLTDLDNPPATAIPLAGEYEDLLSRADDHFDFEDFDENTRATTFYTTGTTGMPKGVYFSHRQLVLHTLGNLAAFGTATHQGRFHQQDVYLPLTPMFHVHAWGMPYVATSLGVKQVYPGKYAPGPILQLIAREGATFSHCVPTIMHMLINHPSFEEIDLSRWKVLIGGSALTKAMCQKVLNRGADIFTGYGMSETCPILTVAHVHRDDLESDEEVALRCKTGRPIPLVQLRLVDEQMNDIPKNGEEVGELVVRAPWLTQGYLKDQRNSENLWKGGYLHTGDVANINPENYVTITDRIKDVIKTGGEWLSSLELEDVIGLHPAVAEVAVIGMSDKKWGERPLALVVTKKDATPPTPRQLVSHINQFIEKGLLSKQAMLLKVRVVESIDKTSVGKIDKKTLRVKHLG; encoded by the coding sequence ATGACCGCGACACTCATTCAGCGTACCGCCTCGGCCTACACCTATCCCCTGCTGATCAAAAACATGTTTCTGGCCCCGGTCGTTGACAATCCCGATCAGGAAATCGTCTACCGGGATCACCTTCGCTACACCTACCGTGACTTCCGCCAACGGGTCCACCGCCTGGCCAATGCCCTGACGGCCGTGGGGGTCAAACCGGGGGACACGGTGGCGGTGATGGATTGGGACAGCCACCGCTATCTCGAATGCTTCTTTGCCGTGCCCATGCTCGGCGCGGTGTTGCACACCATCAATGTCCGCCTCTCGCCGGAGCAGATTCTCTACACCATCGATCATGCCGAGGATGACTATCTCCTGATCAACGACGAATTCCTGCCGGTCATCGAACAGATCAAGGGCCGCATCGACACGGTCAAGCGCTATGTGCTGCTCACCGATCTCGATAACCCGCCCGCAACCGCCATTCCCCTGGCGGGAGAATACGAGGACCTGCTCAGCCGGGCCGACGATCACTTCGACTTCGAGGATTTCGACGAAAACACCCGGGCCACCACCTTCTACACCACCGGCACCACCGGCATGCCCAAGGGGGTCTATTTCAGTCACCGGCAACTGGTACTGCACACCCTCGGCAACCTGGCGGCCTTTGGCACCGCCACGCATCAGGGACGGTTCCATCAGCAGGATGTCTACCTGCCGCTGACGCCGATGTTTCACGTCCATGCCTGGGGCATGCCCTATGTGGCCACCTCGCTTGGCGTCAAGCAGGTCTATCCGGGCAAATACGCCCCGGGCCCCATCCTGCAGCTCATCGCCCGGGAAGGCGCCACCTTTTCCCACTGCGTGCCCACCATCATGCACATGCTGATCAACCACCCCAGCTTCGAGGAGATCGACCTCTCCCGCTGGAAGGTCCTTATCGGCGGCTCGGCCCTGACCAAGGCGATGTGCCAAAAGGTGTTGAATCGGGGCGCGGACATCTTCACCGGGTACGGCATGTCCGAAACCTGTCCGATCCTCACCGTTGCCCATGTGCATCGCGACGACCTGGAGAGCGACGAGGAGGTCGCCCTGCGCTGCAAAACCGGCCGGCCCATCCCCCTGGTGCAACTGCGTCTGGTGGATGAACAGATGAACGATATCCCCAAGAACGGCGAGGAGGTGGGCGAACTGGTGGTCCGCGCCCCCTGGCTGACCCAGGGATATCTCAAGGATCAACGCAACTCGGAAAACCTGTGGAAAGGCGGCTATCTACACACCGGTGACGTGGCCAATATCAATCCCGAGAACTACGTCACCATCACCGATCGGATCAAGGACGTGATCAAGACCGGCGGCGAATGGCTCAGTTCGCTGGAACTGGAGGATGTGATCGGCCTGCATCCGGCGGTGGCCGAGGTGGCGGTAATCGGCATGAGCGACAAGAAATGGGGCGAACGGCCCCTGGCTCTGGTGGTGACGAAAAAAGACGCGACACCGCCCACGCCGCGGCAACTGGTCAGCCACATCAACCAGTTCATCGAAAAAGGGCTGCTCTCCAAGCAGGCCATGCTGCTCAAAGTGAGGGTGGTCGAGTCGATCGACAAAACCAGCGTTGGCAAGATCGACAAAAAAACACTGCGCGTCAAGCATCTGGGCTGA
- a CDS encoding ABC transporter substrate-binding protein has protein sequence MPFVRVLALCVLCLYACGPREPIRIGLIAGLSSRTSDTGEGARNGLLLAIEQRNAQGGIQGRKIEMVAADDGQDPVKAVQAINELIAARPSIILGPLTSSMAEAVLPVVNQSNVVLLSPVITSLQFVGKDDMFFRLNRTTRDNAEEYSREMLADGQRRVAIAYDIRNRSFTESWLHEFRRAFQERGGTISSAVSFASSADTAFGEVSRQLLASHPQGLLFIANAIDVARLAQQARKHAPAIPLTAVEWAASEQLLELGGKAVEGLLIAQSHNRADTSPRFTAFVEAYRQRFHQEPGYTAVATYDAATVFFTAMERRQPNEPLKAALLRCGPYQLLQQQIEFTPYGDTTRQVYFTRIQNGRFVLVR, from the coding sequence ATGCCGTTTGTGCGGGTTCTTGCGCTCTGTGTCCTCTGCCTCTACGCCTGCGGCCCGCGGGAGCCGATCCGCATCGGCCTGATCGCCGGGCTGTCCAGCCGCACCAGCGACACCGGCGAGGGCGCGCGCAACGGCCTGCTTCTGGCCATCGAGCAGCGCAACGCCCAAGGCGGCATCCAGGGACGGAAAATTGAAATGGTCGCCGCCGACGATGGCCAGGACCCTGTCAAGGCGGTCCAGGCCATCAACGAATTGATCGCCGCCCGACCGAGCATCATCCTCGGCCCGCTCACCAGCTCCATGGCCGAGGCGGTTCTGCCCGTCGTCAACCAATCGAATGTCGTGCTCCTCAGTCCGGTGATCACCTCGCTGCAGTTTGTCGGCAAGGACGACATGTTTTTCCGGCTCAACCGAACCACCCGCGACAATGCCGAGGAGTATTCGCGGGAAATGCTCGCCGACGGCCAGCGGCGGGTGGCGATCGCCTATGACATCCGGAACCGCTCGTTCACCGAAAGCTGGCTGCACGAATTCCGCCGGGCATTCCAGGAACGGGGCGGTACGATCAGCAGCGCCGTCAGTTTTGCCTCGTCGGCCGATACCGCCTTTGGCGAGGTGAGCCGCCAGCTGCTCGCCAGTCACCCCCAGGGACTGCTGTTCATTGCCAACGCCATCGATGTGGCCCGTCTCGCGCAACAGGCGCGCAAACATGCCCCGGCTATCCCGCTGACCGCCGTTGAATGGGCCGCCAGCGAGCAGTTGCTCGAATTGGGTGGCAAGGCCGTGGAGGGGTTGCTCATCGCCCAGTCGCACAACCGGGCCGATACCTCGCCCCGTTTCACGGCCTTTGTAGAAGCCTATCGCCAGCGCTTTCACCAAGAGCCGGGATACACTGCGGTGGCCACCTATGACGCGGCCACCGTGTTCTTCACCGCCATGGAACGACGTCAGCCCAACGAGCCCTTGAAGGCGGCCCTGTTGCGATGCGGCCCCTACCAGCTCCTCCAACAGCAGATCGAGTTTACTCCTTACGGCGACACCACTCGGCAGGTGTATTTCACCCGTATCCAAAACGGCCGTTTCGTCCTGGTGCGCTGA
- a CDS encoding universal stress protein, which translates to MECSGTSLLGEAKTLLVATDGSPFSEGAVREALFFGQACHARVIVLHVVHTQVESINAAHFAVRQGQQDLTPHLERIRVMAQDSGVAVEVVVIGSSTPEKAIVDQARLRQADVIVMGRHGKSGRLSLLVGKMTAKVIAQGFPRVLVAPRDCTINGSRILLAANDSANGRRAVEEALGLSRACAGLERLTVLTVAGREEDRPQAEALVAEICGQARRQGLRIPWEPLVAVGDPAACIVEAAQVQHVDMILIGGRGRGGVAKLLKGHVTEKVIGQASCAVLVVSA; encoded by the coding sequence ATGGAATGTTCTGGTACCAGTCTGCTCGGTGAGGCCAAGACCCTGCTCGTGGCGACCGACGGATCCCCCTTCAGCGAGGGAGCCGTCCGCGAAGCCCTTTTCTTTGGTCAGGCCTGCCATGCCCGGGTGATCGTCCTCCATGTGGTGCACACCCAGGTCGAGTCGATCAATGCCGCCCATTTCGCTGTTCGTCAGGGACAGCAGGATTTGACCCCCCATCTGGAACGTATCCGCGTCATGGCCCAGGACAGCGGGGTGGCCGTCGAGGTGGTGGTGATCGGCTCGAGCACGCCGGAGAAGGCCATTGTCGACCAGGCCCGCTTGCGGCAGGCCGATGTCATTGTCATGGGCCGTCACGGCAAGAGCGGCCGCCTATCGCTGTTGGTGGGTAAGATGACCGCCAAGGTCATCGCCCAGGGATTCCCCCGGGTGCTGGTGGCTCCCAGGGACTGCACCATCAACGGTTCCCGGATCTTGCTGGCCGCCAACGATTCAGCCAACGGCCGGCGGGCCGTCGAGGAGGCCCTCGGTCTGAGTCGCGCCTGCGCTGGCCTGGAACGATTGACCGTGTTGACGGTGGCCGGCCGGGAAGAGGACCGTCCCCAGGCTGAGGCGTTGGTTGCCGAGATCTGCGGCCAGGCCCGCCGGCAAGGACTGCGGATTCCGTGGGAACCCCTGGTAGCGGTGGGCGATCCGGCTGCATGCATTGTCGAGGCCGCGCAGGTACAGCACGTGGACATGATCCTCATCGGCGGCCGCGGCCGGGGGGGCGTGGCCAAGCTGCTGAAGGGGCATGTGACCGAGAAGGTGATCGGTCAAGCCAGTTGCGCGGTGTTGGTGGTTTCCGCCTAG
- a CDS encoding SulP family inorganic anion transporter yields the protein MVNKLAVRLFPFLSWFPVSPLILRSDLMAGITGALVLVPKAMAYAQLSGLPLQFGLYTAFVPAIIGALWGSSRQLATGPVAILSLMTAAAVAPLAMPGSEEYIGLALLLTLMVGCIQLFLGVVKLGSAVNFVSHPVILGFMNAAAIIIGLSQLDMLLGIPKGRSDFFLQDVWEMLGYLPLTHLPTLAMSVFSLALMLLVKKIAILAKPGVLIVVAVTTVVSALIGFEHTASGKVSDIATPEARSRVEAYQATVQRIEELNASLTAFATRLRQAERNRSSREAADLRYRIELLDLDIKALELESRKRLRDIRKLYFVRAKAGEHGSALLYQRGREPVGMETDGRQWHVKKVARGEMKLNGGGEVVGAIPAGLPAPRLPSFSLDGVLQLFSAALVIALVAFMESISMAKAMAGKAKQRIDPNQELIGQGLANIGGSCFQAYPACGSFTGSAINLQAGATTGLAMVCNGVFVGITLLFLTPLIHHLPKAVLAVIILLAVAGLVTPQAFKHIWKASRADGLVALATFVVTLLAAPHLDKGIMVGALLAIGHYLYRTMAPRVAILGRHEDGTLRDVKYHPDLATSTQVVAIRFDGSLYFANIAHFEDAVLGAMADHRETKFLLVVGDAINSIDSSGEEMLHNLVAQLHQSGVEVVFSGLKKQVLDVMRATGLDGFVGEQNIFATEGQALNAISCRLGEEGENCALFHPSRGDRG from the coding sequence ATGGTCAACAAATTGGCAGTGCGCCTTTTCCCGTTTCTTTCCTGGTTTCCGGTTTCGCCCCTTATTCTGCGCTCCGATCTGATGGCCGGCATCACCGGCGCCTTGGTGCTCGTGCCCAAGGCCATGGCCTACGCCCAGCTCTCCGGGCTGCCGCTTCAGTTTGGCCTGTATACCGCCTTCGTGCCCGCGATCATCGGCGCCCTGTGGGGTTCCTCCCGGCAGCTGGCCACCGGGCCGGTGGCCATTCTCTCGTTGATGACCGCCGCCGCGGTCGCCCCCCTGGCCATGCCCGGTTCCGAAGAGTACATCGGTCTGGCATTGCTGCTCACCCTGATGGTCGGCTGCATCCAGCTCTTTCTGGGTGTGGTCAAACTGGGCAGCGCGGTCAATTTTGTCTCCCATCCGGTGATCCTCGGGTTCATGAATGCCGCGGCCATCATCATCGGTCTCTCCCAGTTGGACATGCTGCTCGGCATCCCCAAGGGGCGAAGCGACTTTTTTCTTCAAGACGTCTGGGAGATGCTCGGTTATCTGCCCTTGACCCATCTGCCCACCCTGGCCATGTCGGTCTTCAGCCTGGCACTGATGCTGCTGGTCAAAAAAATTGCGATCCTGGCCAAGCCCGGGGTGCTGATCGTGGTGGCCGTGACCACCGTGGTTAGCGCCCTGATCGGTTTTGAGCACACCGCCAGCGGCAAAGTCAGCGACATCGCCACCCCCGAGGCCCGTTCGAGGGTCGAGGCCTATCAGGCCACGGTCCAGCGGATCGAGGAGTTGAACGCCAGCCTTACCGCCTTTGCCACCCGTTTGCGCCAGGCGGAACGCAACCGCAGTTCACGCGAGGCCGCCGATCTGCGCTACCGGATCGAGCTGCTCGATCTCGATATCAAGGCGCTGGAGCTGGAAAGCCGCAAACGGCTGCGCGATATCCGCAAGCTGTATTTTGTCCGCGCCAAGGCCGGGGAACACGGTTCGGCGCTGCTCTACCAGCGGGGTCGGGAGCCGGTGGGCATGGAAACGGACGGCCGCCAGTGGCATGTCAAGAAGGTCGCGCGGGGAGAAATGAAACTGAACGGCGGCGGCGAGGTGGTGGGCGCGATCCCCGCCGGCCTGCCTGCGCCGCGCCTGCCGTCCTTCAGTCTCGACGGGGTGCTGCAACTGTTCAGCGCCGCCCTGGTCATCGCCCTGGTAGCCTTCATGGAGTCCATTTCCATGGCCAAGGCCATGGCCGGCAAGGCCAAGCAGCGCATTGATCCCAATCAGGAGCTGATCGGTCAGGGGCTGGCCAATATCGGCGGTTCCTGTTTTCAGGCCTATCCGGCTTGTGGATCCTTCACCGGGTCGGCCATCAATCTCCAGGCCGGGGCCACCACCGGGCTGGCCATGGTGTGCAACGGTGTGTTTGTCGGCATCACCCTGCTGTTCCTCACCCCGCTGATCCATCATCTGCCCAAGGCGGTGCTGGCGGTGATCATCCTGCTGGCCGTGGCCGGTCTGGTCACGCCCCAAGCCTTCAAACACATCTGGAAGGCCAGTCGCGCCGATGGATTGGTCGCCCTGGCGACCTTTGTCGTCACCCTGCTGGCCGCGCCGCATCTCGACAAGGGGATCATGGTCGGGGCGCTGCTGGCCATCGGCCATTATCTCTACCGCACCATGGCGCCGCGGGTAGCCATTCTTGGGCGCCACGAGGATGGCACCCTGCGGGATGTGAAATACCATCCGGATCTGGCCACCTCGACCCAGGTGGTGGCCATCCGTTTTGACGGTTCGCTCTACTTCGCCAACATCGCCCATTTCGAGGATGCGGTGCTGGGTGCCATGGCCGATCACCGCGAGACCAAGTTCCTCCTGGTGGTTGGCGACGCCATCAACTCCATCGACTCCTCGGGTGAGGAGATGCTGCACAATCTGGTGGCGCAACTGCACCAATCGGGGGTGGAGGTAGTGTTTTCCGGACTGAAGAAACAGGTGCTGGACGTGATGCGGGCCACCGGGCTCGACGGTTTTGTCGGCGAGCAGAACATCTTTGCCACCGAGGGGCAGGCCCTGAACGCCATCTCGTGTCGTCTGGGCGAGGAAGGGGAAAACTGCGCCCTGTTTCATCCGTCCCGGGGTGACCGCGGGTGA
- a CDS encoding putative bifunctional diguanylate cyclase/phosphodiesterase, producing the protein MHNDEFIELIEDVPQQTGKAEHCSMPPWKVLIVDDDVDVHESTTFALQGLTIEGRTLQLLHASSSEEALRLLVREDNIAVILLDVVMETDDSGLRAVDAIRNDLNLRNIRIILRTGQPGHAPEIETIQRYDINDYKTKSELTRTKLYTTLTTAIRAYHQLSRMDANRRGLEQIIEASNQLIAERGLTSFAEGIIMQIASLIDIRPEGLVCASKGHASSDNDPQQLKIIAAAGCYRHLIQHPLADIGNERIIADLTRCLNERRNLIGDHSLSFYFSGRDEAGYAAFVDSPQLLDEIDRHLLQVFCTNIALCAQNVQLVDRLHDLAFVDTMLGLPNRTAFVQQLSARLGDRRHGASAVALIDIDHFAETNDMFGHAYGDLLLAAIAARLREHLNTGHTIARVAGDTFALLGDRRQINPERLIALFTPPFTIEGVARPVSVSMGFAPISDETDGQEVLKNASIALKRAKSKGQGLAETYTPAIGQETKEHMGLLQGIYHAFADQRFFLVYQPQINLFTNEVTGLEALLRWRTADGALVPPGRFIPVAERSGLIVTLGEWVLRSALEAWKVIRDAGYADLRMAVNVSLVQCKHPAMLDMLDHILVDSNADPAHLELEITESVAIMGMAQVVSLLKAIKERHIDVAIDDFGTGFSSLSYLDRLPVDRLKIDRSFVAPLDDSRTGARIAEMIVSLGHTLGITVLAEGVEDPEQAVILKNIGCNEAQGYLYAKPMPLNELLVWLANWQGGRP; encoded by the coding sequence ATGCACAACGATGAGTTCATCGAATTGATCGAGGATGTTCCGCAACAAACCGGGAAGGCCGAACATTGTTCCATGCCGCCCTGGAAGGTCCTGATCGTCGATGACGACGTTGATGTGCATGAAAGCACCACCTTTGCCCTGCAGGGGCTGACCATCGAAGGTCGAACCCTCCAGCTGCTCCATGCCTCGTCCAGCGAGGAGGCGCTGCGCCTGCTGGTCCGGGAAGACAATATTGCCGTGATCCTGCTCGATGTGGTCATGGAAACCGACGACTCCGGCCTGCGCGCCGTGGACGCCATCCGCAACGATCTCAACCTGCGCAACATCCGCATCATCCTCCGCACCGGGCAACCCGGCCACGCGCCGGAAATCGAAACCATCCAGCGCTATGACATCAACGATTACAAAACCAAGAGCGAGCTGACCCGGACCAAACTGTATACCACCCTGACCACCGCCATCCGCGCCTACCACCAGTTGAGCCGCATGGACGCCAACCGGCGCGGCCTCGAACAGATCATCGAGGCCAGCAATCAATTGATCGCCGAACGGGGATTGACCAGCTTTGCCGAAGGCATCATCATGCAGATCGCCAGCCTCATCGACATCCGGCCCGAAGGGCTGGTCTGCGCCAGCAAGGGCCATGCGTCCTCGGACAACGATCCGCAGCAGCTCAAAATCATCGCCGCGGCCGGCTGCTACCGTCACCTCATCCAACATCCGCTGGCGGATATCGGCAACGAACGGATCATCGCCGATCTGACCCGCTGCCTCAACGAACGTCGCAACCTGATCGGCGACCACAGCCTGAGCTTCTACTTTTCGGGGCGGGATGAAGCGGGATATGCCGCCTTTGTCGACTCGCCCCAGCTCCTGGACGAGATCGACCGTCATCTGTTGCAGGTCTTTTGCACCAACATCGCCCTCTGCGCGCAGAATGTGCAGCTGGTCGACCGGCTGCACGACCTGGCCTTTGTCGACACCATGCTCGGCCTGCCCAACCGGACCGCCTTTGTCCAGCAACTCAGCGCCCGGCTCGGCGATCGCCGCCACGGAGCCAGCGCCGTCGCCCTGATCGATATCGATCATTTCGCCGAAACCAACGACATGTTCGGCCATGCGTACGGCGACCTTCTTTTGGCGGCCATCGCCGCCCGGCTGCGCGAGCATCTCAACACCGGCCACACCATCGCCCGGGTGGCTGGCGATACCTTCGCTCTGCTCGGCGATCGGCGGCAAATCAACCCCGAGCGCCTGATCGCGCTCTTCACGCCTCCTTTCACCATCGAAGGGGTGGCCCGACCGGTCTCGGTGTCCATGGGGTTTGCGCCGATCAGCGACGAAACCGACGGCCAGGAAGTGCTCAAGAATGCCTCCATCGCCCTCAAGCGGGCCAAGTCCAAGGGCCAGGGCCTGGCCGAAACCTATACCCCGGCGATCGGCCAGGAAACCAAGGAGCACATGGGCCTGCTCCAGGGCATCTACCATGCCTTTGCCGACCAACGGTTTTTTCTCGTCTATCAGCCGCAGATCAACCTGTTCACCAACGAGGTCACCGGTCTTGAAGCCCTGCTCCGCTGGCGGACGGCAGACGGCGCCCTGGTGCCGCCGGGACGATTCATCCCGGTGGCCGAGCGATCCGGACTGATCGTCACCCTCGGTGAATGGGTTTTGCGCTCCGCCCTGGAGGCCTGGAAGGTCATCCGCGATGCGGGCTATGCGGATCTGCGCATGGCGGTCAATGTGTCCCTGGTCCAGTGCAAGCATCCGGCGATGCTCGACATGCTCGACCACATCCTGGTCGACAGCAACGCCGACCCGGCCCACCTGGAACTGGAGATCACCGAATCAGTGGCCATCATGGGCATGGCCCAGGTCGTCTCGCTGCTCAAGGCAATCAAGGAACGCCATATCGACGTGGCCATCGACGACTTCGGCACCGGGTTTTCCTCCCTCTCCTATCTGGATCGGCTGCCGGTGGATCGGCTCAAGATTGACCGCAGTTTTGTCGCGCCCCTCGACGACAGCCGCACTGGAGCACGAATTGCCGAAATGATCGTCTCCCTCGGCCATACCCTGGGAATCACCGTGCTTGCCGAGGGCGTCGAAGATCCGGAACAGGCGGTCATCCTGAAAAACATCGGCTGCAACGAGGCGCAGGGGTATCTGTACGCCAAGCCCATGCCCCTCAACGAACTGCTTGTCTGGCTGGCCAACTGGCAGGGAGGGCGGCCGTGA